GCAACCTCTTTGGCCGCATAGCCGGTCATTTCCTCGAAAGAGCGGTTCACGGAAAGAATACGGCCCTGTTGGCTGATGATGAGCATTCCCTCGCTCATGGTGTTGATTACCCGCTCCCAGTGCTGATTGATTGCCGCGAAGGGCATAAGAACCCCCTTTAACAGTGTTTAAGCATGTGTTTATTTATACAGCATGTGTTTAAACAAGGCAACAGGTTCTTTTGGGTCTCCACTACCCTTTATTCTATTAAGCTCTATTATTCAAAAGGGTTAAGAATGCCATGCGCCATAGCGTCTGCTGGCATGATTTTTGTTGAGTATTGCACAGGGCGAAAAGCGAAGCGCTTTTTACGGATAAACGAATCGGGGAAAGCGGGCACTATGGGCGGCCATCATCAACTTCACCTTGAGGATCTTCCCTGGCCCCTGAGTGTGCTCAATTTCAATCAGGCCCTGGATGCCATGCAGTCCGGAGACGACATGCAGGTAACCGTCAGAGATCCGGATGTTGTCGGCAATTTGCGTCAGCTGCTGGGCAGCTTGCCGGGACTGATCTACAACATTGAAAAGATCGGTGAAACATTCCGTATTCTGGTGGCTAAAAAAAGCCTTGATGACGACGATGCCCGTTCATAGACGCACCCCACGGTCGTGTGCGTCCGCTATTTTCAATCCGTGCAAGGAGGGCCTATGGGGCTGAACAGACGAGATTTTTTCAAATATATGACCGTTGCCGGTGCAGCGGTGGCCGGCACCGAAGGCTCGGCCCACGCCTGGCAATCAAGGGCCCCGTCCGATTCCGTCGGCTGCCTGATTGACTTGACCCGCTGCATCGGCTGCCGCAAATGTGAACAGGCCTGCAACCGGGTAAACGGTCTGCCCGAGCCGGACCGGTCCTTTGAAGATTACACGGTTCTCGACAGATCGCGTCGGCCCGACGAAAAGGCGTACACGGTGGTCAACCGCCACACCACGGGGCAGATCGACGAGCGCGACCAGCTCATTCCCACTTTCGTGAAGCTGCAATGCATGCACTGCCAGGACCCGGCCTGTGCCTCGGCCTGCATCGTGGGCGCCCTGTCCAAGAAGGAAAACGGCACGGTCCACTACGACGTCAGCAAATGCATCGGCTGCCGCTACTGCATGGTGGCCTGCCCCTTCGAGATCCCGGCGTATGAATACCATGATCCCATCACGCCGCGGGTGATGAAATGCACCTTCTGCTACGAGCGGGTACAAAACGAGAACAAGCTGCCCGGATGCGCGGAGATCTGTCCGGTGGAGGCCATCACCTTCGGCCGGCGCAGCGACCTTTTAAAGGTGGCCCATGATCGCATCAAGAGAAATCCGGGCCGCTATATCGACCACGTCTACGGCGAAAAGGAGGTTGGCGGCACCAGCTGGATGTATCTGTCCGCCGTGCCCTTCGAGAAGCTGGGCTTCGTCACCCTGCCGGAAAAGCCCATGCCCCGGCTGGCGGAAACCATCCAGCACAGCCTGTTCGCCTACATGTGGTCGCCCATCGTGCTTTTCGGCATGCTCGGCGGAGTCATGTGGGCCTCCAAGGACAAAAGCGACCGGGCCGGAAACGGCAAGGAAGGAGGGAACCCATGAGCCACCAGGCAGCACCGGTAAATGCGAAATTCTGGACACCCGGGGTCGTTGTGCTGGCGGTGCTCATGGCCGCCGGCGCGGCTGCGATCCTGGCCCGGTTCATCGGCGGGATCGGCTATGTCTCCAGTCTCACCACCGCACGTCCCTGGGGGCTGTGGATCGGCGTGGATGTGGCCTCGGGCGTAGCTCTGGCCGCCGGCGGATTCACCACCGCCTTCCTGGCCCATATCATCGGCCGCCATTATTACGAACCCGTTGTCCGTCCGGCCCTGCTCACAGCCATGCTGGGGTATACGTTTGTCGTTTTGGGCCTGCTGGTGGACATCGGCCGCTCCTGGGCCATCTGGAAACCCATGATTTTCTGGAACCCCACCTCGGTGCTGTTCGAGGTGGCCATGTGCGTCATGTTTTATCTGAATGTACTTTATCTTGAATTTCTGCCCATTGTGGTAGAGCGGTTCAAGGGCAAGGTGCGCCTGCCCGGGCCGCTGGCCGTTTTCAATACGCCGGTCGATTGGATTTTACGCCTGGCCGATGCGGTGCTGCCGAAAGTCATGTGGGTGCTTATCATCTTGGGAGTGGTACTCTCTTGCATGCATCAGTCCAGTTTGGGCTCCCTGATGCTCATCGCCCCCACCAAGCTGCATCCGTTGTGGTACACACCGATCCTGCCGCTGCTTTTCCTTACATCGGCCATCGCGGTGGGCTACCCCATGGTGGTGTTCGAAGCCACCCTGGCCACGACCTCCATGAAGCTCGATTCCGAGATGAAAGTGCTCGGACCGCTGACCCGCATCACCATTTTCCTGCTGGGGCTTTACCTGGCGTTGAAAGTCGGCGACATGGTGGTGCGCGGCACCTATATATACCTGTTTGACTTCACGGCTCAGACCAACGCGTTTCTCGTTGAAATGATCTTCGGGGTGATCGTACCCTGGCTGATGCTGCTTTCCCCGGCGGTGCGTCGCTCGCGGCGCTGGCTCTTCACCGCCTGCACCATGATTGTGGGGGGCGTGCTGGTCAATCGCCTGAATGTATTCGTGGTCGGCTATCGCCCGCCCATCAGCGAAGCCAACTACTCCCCGGCCATCGGCGAAATCCTGGTTACCGTGGGGCTCATCGCGGCCCTGATGTTTCTCTATCGATTTCTTGTGACCGTTCTTCCCGTGCTCAACAAACCGGAACAGGAGGTGTCTGCATGACCAGAACAGGACCGGTGATTTTTAGATTCATTGTCGTTGCCCTGGCTGGCATCTGCTGGTGCGGTCCGGCCATGGCGGCCGCGGACACGGCGGCCGAGCCGCCACCGGCGGAGAAGGTGGTCTGGACCGCCCCGGATCAGGATGCGGCCAAAAAGCGGGCGGCCGAGGTGGTTCCCTTCGTGGAGGCGGTCATGGACGAGTGCCGCCTGTGCCGCCAGCAGCGGCTGCGCGACATGGGTCTGGGCGTCAAGGACCAGACGGAAAGCTATTATCTGCTGGACAGCCCCATCATCCGCAGGACCGAAGACCATTACGGGCCGGTGCGCTTCATGCACGCCAAGCACGCCACGGTCACAAAGGACTGCGCCCTGTGCCATCATTATCGTCCCGTGGACCAGAGCGCATCGGAAACCACACGCTGTTCGGCCTGTCACCAGGAGCCGTTTCAGAAAGATCATCCCGAGCGGTTGGGGCTCAAGGCTGCTTATCATCAGCAGTGCATGGGCTGCCATCGGGAGATGGACAAGGGGCCCATCGACTGTGCCGGCTGCCACCGCAAAAACATTCCCGACCATAAAGACAAGATCCAGCTGGCCGCCAACCCGGAGCCCTCCCAGGTGACCAGCGAGTGTCTGCGCTGCCATCAGCAGGCCGGCGAGGACATGCTCAAATCGGCCCACTGGTTGTGGAAAGGGCCGTCCCCCTATACCCTCAATCATCGAAAGTCGGTCGAACTCGGCAAGGCCACGGTGGCCACCAACAACTTCTGAGTGAGCATCATCAGCAACGAGGCTCGTTGCACAAGTTGTCACGCAGGCTACGGATGGAAAGACGCCAGTTTCGATTTTACCGACATGACCAAGATCGACTGCCTGGTGTGTCACGACACCACCGGCACCTACAAAAAAACTCCCACGGCGGCCGGCATGCCCGATCCCAAGGTGGATCTGGTGGCCGTGGCCAAAAGCGTCGGCGCCACCTCGCGCAAGACCTGCGGGGACTGTCATTTCAACGGCGGGGGCGGCGAAGCGGTGAAACACGCCGACCTGTCCCGCCAGCTGTTGCATCCGGAACGCAACTGCGATGTCCACATGGGCGGCTACGATTTCCAATGCTCCGAATGCCACCGCACCCGCAACCACAAGATCGCCGGACGCAGTTCGTCGGTGCCCGTGGCCGAAGGCGACATCTCCTGCCAGAACTGCCACTCGGCGACCCCGCACTATGGCGACCACCTGTTGGACCACCATCTTAACAAGCACAGCAGCAACATTGCCTGCACCACTTGCCATGCGCCGGTCTACGCCAAATGCAAACCCACCAAGACGTTCTGGGACTGGTCCAAGGCCGGCGATACAAAGCGCAAGCCGGAAAAAGACAAATACGGCATGGACGATTATTTCTGGAAGAAGGGCGAATTCGTCTGGAAGGAATCGGCCAAACCGGTCTACCGTTGGTATGGCGGATTCAGCAAACGGCTGCTGCTGGGCGAACCGTTGGACCTGACCCGGTCTGAATTCAATATCACCGAGCCGGTCGGTTCCATCAACGATCCCAATTCCAAAATTGCACCATTCAAAATCATGGGCGGTGTCCAGGCCGTGGATGCCGAGTACAAGTATTTTCTGGTGCCTCACCTGTACCCACGCGACAAGGAAGACAAAACCGCCTACTGGAAACATCGGGACTGGCAAAAGGCCTTTACCGACGGCATGAAGGCCGCGGGTATGAAATACAGCGGCAAGTACGAGTGGGTCCGCACCAACATGTACTGGGGCGTCGAACATGAAGTCATGCCGGCCGACATGGCCCTTTCCTGTGTCCAGTGCCACGAAAGCCTCAAAGGCGAGCGCACCTGCAACCGCTGCCATCAGGACAGCCGCGATGTGGATTTCAAAAAGGTTGCCCACAAGGGCACGGACTTTTCCTACATGGCGTCCAAGGGCCGCGACGTGAGCCATCTGGTCGGCACCACGGATTACATCGACTTCAAGGCCCTGGGATACAAGGGCGATCCCATCGTTTATGGCGGGCGCTTCAAAAAGCTGCCCATGGGGTACAAAGCCGAAAAGTAATTCGACGCAGCGATTCAAGGTTACATATGCAGCTTCCTTGGGATACCGCCCCATATCCGGGATATGGGGCGGTATTTTCCTTGGTGTCATCAACCGACGGGTACGCATTGTATGGTTTGACATCGGACGCCGGTCAACCTAAAATTTAAAACAGATTCCTGACCGACATTTCTTTCAGCAGAGGCTTGGTACGGACGAATACCGTGACCTGTTTTTACCGATTCTTTGGGAAAATGATTCTCCCCAAAGAATGTATCTTTAACGCCAACCCATTTACAACGAAAGGAGAGATGTATGGCGGAAGAAGCCGAAGTCGGGTGTGCCCGACCAACTGGAGGGCCGGTGGGAGAGACGGTCGAAGAAAAGGCGGATGAAAAAAGTAAACCCGTTGCAAAGGAGATATCAATGATTCACGTCGGAGAAAAAGTGCCGGATTTCGTATCCCCGGGATATCAGCAAGGCAAGTTTATCAACGTCAAACTGTCCGACTATCTGGGCAAGTGGGTGTTGCTCTGTTTTTATCCGGGTGATTTCACCTTTGTGTGAGCTACCGAAATTTCTGCGGTCGCAGAAAAATATCAGGAGTTCAAGAAGCTGGGCGTCGAGGTGCTTTCCATGAGCATCGACAGCATGTTTGTCCACAAAATGTGGGACGATCACGAGTTGTCCAAGATGGTCGACGGTGGGGTGCCGTTTCCCATGCTTTCCGATGCCGGGGGGAAAATCGGTCGCCTGTTCGGGATTTTCAACGAGGGCGCCGGCGTGGAAAACCGCGGCCGGTTCATTATCGATCCGGATGGCGTGTGCCAGGGCTACGAGGTCCTGACGCCTCCGGTGGGCCGCAATGTCATGGAGACCCTGCGGCAGGTGCAGGCGTTCCAACTGGTTCGCGAAACCATGGGCGGGGAGGCCACGCCTTCCGGATGGCGCCCGGGCAAAAAGACCCTGAAGCCCGGTCCGGGTCTGGTGGGCAACGTCTGGAAGGAATGGAAAACGGAGATGGCGTTCGACTGATCGCCGTATCTGTGCAAGGCGGCGTAGGGGCGAAAAATTTTTCGCCCCTACAAACCCCATAGAGAACCGCCATGGAAATGAAGAGGCTGGGGCTTTTTATAAAACCATCAACCAAGGATTATCTAGAAAAAGGAAGCCGTTATGTATTTCAATCAGATTTCCGTTTCCGGGCTGGGGTGCCTTTCCTATGCCATCGGATGCCCGGCAGCCAAGGCCATGGCCGTTGTCGATCCCAAACGCGACATTCAGGACTACCTGGACATTGCCCGTGAAGAGGGTATGCAAATCACCCACATCATCAACACCCATGTGCACGCCGACCATGTGAGCGGTGACCAGGAACTGCGCCTGGCTACGGGTGCGGATATTTACATCCACGAAAGCGCACCCGTGGAATACAAGCACAAGGCCCTGAAGGAAGGCGATGTTTTCGAACTCGGTGCGGCCAAGCTGGAGGTTTTGCATACGCCGGGACACACGCCCAACTCCATTTCCCTGCTCGTGACGGATAAAGTCCGGTCGGATGAACCGGAGATGCTGCTCACCGGCGACCTGCTCTTCGTCGGCGACATCGGCCGGCCTGACTTGCCGGGCGCCGAAATTCTCGATGAGCAGGTAGAGAATCTGTATAAAAGCCTTTACGTAAAGCTGGCCGACTACCCGGATCACCTGGAAGTCTTCCCGGCCCACGGCCAGGGGTCGCTTTGCGGGCGGGGCATGAGCGCCAAGAAAAGCTCCACGTTGGGCTATGAGCGGCGGGCCAACCCCATGCTGCGGTTCGAGTCCTTCGAGGCATTTAAAAAGGACGTATTGTCGGCCTTTCCTACGCGGCCGAAGAGTTTCTCTCACATTATCCAAACCAATATAAAAGGCGCGGCGACCCTGGACGCCTGTCCCATGGACAAAAGCCTCATCCCAAAGCAGTTCCAGGAGATGATGGACGACGGCGCCGTGATCATCGATGCCCGCGATTCGGCGGCCTTCGGCGGCTTTCACATTCCCGGCAGCATCAACATCGGGTTCGAGAAGCAGTTGGCCAACTGGGTCGGCATGGTGGTCGATCCCAACTCGGAAATCGTTCTGGTGGTGGATGACCGCGAGGACTACGACCGCATGGTCACCGAACTGCACCGCATCGGTTACGATCTGATCTTCGGCTACCTGTCCGGGGGCGTCATGGCCTGGCTGATGAGCGGCAGACCTGTGGAGCAGCTGGAACAGATCTCTCCCCAGCAGCTGGCCCGGCGTCTAGAAAAAAGCGGTCTGCGCGTGATCGACGTGCGCACCCCGGCCGAATGGAACGGAGGCCGCATCAAATGGGCCGAACATTTCCCCCTGTCCGATATCCTCGACAAGCGGATTCCCGATGCGGGAAAGGATGAAGAACTGGTGCTGCAATGCGGCAGCGGGTACCGGTCCAATATTGCCGCCAGCATCCTGCGGCAGGCCGGCTACAACCAGGTGAAATCCCTGGCCGGGGGCATTTTTGCATGGTCCAATGCGGGCTTGCCTGTGGTGTCCGACTGAAGACGGAAGAAATACGTATAAATTTGATAAGACATGTGCTATTGGAATCTTTTAATCCCTGTAACAGGCACGCGTTTTACCCATACGTCGCCGATGAATCGAGGGAAAAGCCCACAGTAAGTTATCTCTAACGCTATGGATTTCATGCAAAAATAGCAAACCCAAATCGGAACAGGAGGTGGAATCAATGAATGAGAAGCTCATTCAATTGGGCGGCAAGAAAAAAAGCTCCTTTATGGACAAGGTCAAGGAAATTCTGCCGGAGGGCGGCAATCTGAATCTCTGTCTGACCTGCGGTGCGTGTTCCTCCGGCTGCCCTGCAACCGGTCTCGAAGGCATGGACCCCCGCAAGTTCCTGCGTATGGCGGCCCTGGGCATGGATGAAGAGATCGCCAAATCGAACTGGCCCTGGATGTGTACCATGTGCCAGCGCTGTATCTATGTCTGTCCCATGAAAATCGACATTCCCCAGTTGGTTTACAACGCCAGGGGGCTGCGTCCCCGGGAGGAACGCCCCAAGGGCATTCTGGGTTCCTGCGACATGGCCCTGCGCAACGCCAGCACCAGCGCCATGGGAACCTCGCCCGACGACTTCGTTTTTGTGGTGGAGGATGTGCTGGAAGAGTATCAGGAAGCCCAGCCCGAATTCGCCGATATGAAGGCCCCCATCGACAAGCAAGGCGCCGAATTTTTCCTCAACCAGAATTCCCGCGAACCGGTTACCGAACCAGATGAACTGGTCCCGCTGTGGAAGATCCTGCACCTTGCCGGTGTGGATTGGACCTATGGAAGCGAGGGATGGGCCGGTGAGAACTACTGCATGTTCCTGGCGGATAACGACTCCTGGGAACAGGTTACCCGGACGACCGTCAACCAGGCCAATAAGTTGGGGGTTAAAACGTTTCTCAACACCGAGTGAGGGCACGTGACTTTCTCAGTCCGGGCCGGACTGAAAAAATTCAACCTCGAGCACAACTTTGAAGTTAAAAGCATTTACGAATATTACGCCAAGTGGATCCGTGAAGGTAAACTCAAGGTCAACTCCGACTGGAACAAGGACCTGAAAATCAAATTCACGGTCCAGGATCCTTGCCAGATTGTCCGCAAGAGTTTCGGTGATCCGGTTGCCGAAGACCTGCGTTTCGTGGTCAAATCGGTGGTCGGCGAGGAAAATTTCATCGATATGCAGCCCAACCGCTCCAACAACTTCTGCTGCGGGGGCGGCGGAGGATTCCTGCAATCCGGGTTCAAGGAGGAGCGGCTCAAGTACGGCCAGATCAAGGACAGCCAGATTCAGGCCACCAAGGCGGATTACTGCATTGCCGCCTGTCACAACTGCCATGCTCAGATTCATGAACTGAGCGAGCATTACGGTGGGGAATACGGTGTCGTCCACCTGTGGACGTTGATCTGCCTTTCCCTGGGCGTCCTGGGGCCCAACGAGCGCGAGTACCTGAAAGATGACCTCAAAGAGGTCAATGTATTCCATCCGGAAACCGCCATGTAACACCATGCGGGCGCCTGCCCGACGGCAGGCGCCTGCAATACACAGGAAAGCCTTTCCACAAATACAGTCAGGAAAACGGGCATCCTCGGTGGCGGGCCGGTTGTCGTGAAAGGCGTCATGGAACCCAACCTGACCGTCGAAGAACTCGAAACCCGCTGGAAAGAAACCCTGGAAGCCACCCGGCGCGCTGCCGCCGCCGACCCCGTTGCCTACCGCCGCCTGAAAACACGGGCGGCCGGAGTTCTGGAAAACCCCGTCGATATCAACGATTACTTTCCCACCGTCGATCGATTGATCGCGTGCCTGAAAAATCTGGACCCCTGCGGCCAGGGCAGCATTTTCGATATCTTTTGCAAACGCATTTCTCCGGACGATGTCTGGCAGGTGAGAGATCTGCGCTTAGAGTGCCGGTCTCTGCTGGCCCATCTCGATGCCTTCGACCGGTGGAAACGGGAACGCTGCCATCTCCGGATGGTGAAATAGGACGAAAACCCGTTGAAACGTGGGATCGGCGTCCCCGCCTCGATTGTCTTTTCTCATGGCGGCTTATCGGCGGCCCTATTTCAGTTGGGTGTCGACACGCTGGGAAAGGCGCCCACGTCCGTGTGCGGCAGAAAACAGGCCGAGGTGAATTCGTCCATGTACCGCGGGTTGCTGGAAAAGTCCACATAGGTCATGGCGTTGCAGATTTCCCGGGCCTCCTGGCGGTATCGGTCGGATAGCAGGGCCATGTAAGCGCCGGCGATGGAGCTGTTGCCCATATAATTGAATTTGGCGCGGTCGAGGTCGGGCAGCAGCCCGATGGCCACGGCACGTTCGATGTTGAGATACTGGCCGAATCCGCCGGTGATGATGATGCGATCCACCATGGAAAAATCCATGCCCGCCTCTCCCAGCAGGGTGGTGAAGCCGGCATAGACGGCGCCCTTGCTGTAGATCAGGTTTTTCAGATCCGATGCGGTAAAAACGATATCTTCCTCCATGGGGGTCTCGTCGGCGAATGCCAGGACGTAGGCCGGCTCGTCTCCCTGTTGGCGGACGCGGCGATTTTCCGGCATCTCGACAAACCGGCCGCTGCGATCAACGATGCCGGTTCGCATCAGTTCGGCAATCAGGTCGATCATGCCCGATCCACAGATTCCCCGGGCGGGGGCGTCCCCCACGGTCGAGATGGCGGGCTCCAGTGACTGCGGATCGATGGTGATTTTTTCGATAGCGCCTTCCTCGGCCCGCATTCCCCAGCGGATGCCGCCGCCTTCGAAGGCCGGGCCGGCGCTGCAGGCCGCGGTCATCATCCACTCTTTGTTTCCCAGGACGATTTCACCATTGGTCCCGATATCGATGAACAGGGTGGTCGGTTCTTCCCGATGGAAGCCGGTGTACAGCACCCCGGAGACGATGTCGCCGCCCACATAACTGGCCGGACCGGGCATGATGAATACGGCGCCCATGGGGTTGGCTTTCAGGCCGATTTCCCCGGCCTTGAGGATGGGAAACTCCGATACCGTGGGAATGTAGGGATCTCTTCGAATATAGCGCGGTTCGATCTGCAGCAGCAGGTGGGCCATGGTGGTGTTGCCCGAAACGACGACGTTGCGGACAGCGTCTGCTTTAACGCCGGCGCTGTCCAGGGCTTCGCCGATGAGGCTGTTGATGGTGGCCAGGGCCATGCGGCTGAGTTTTTTAACGCCGTTTTTTTCGGCGCAGACGATGCGGTTGATGACGTCGTCGCCGCAGTCCGCCTGACGGTTGTGCCCGGCGGTGGCGGCCAGCACCCTGCCGTCGGTCATGTCCACCAGATAGACCACGATGGTGGTGGTGCCGATGTCGATGGCCAGCCCCAATGACGGTTGTGCGCCGTTTCCTGGGCGAACTTCG
This window of the uncultured Desulfosarcina sp. genome carries:
- the hybA gene encoding hydrogenase 2 operon protein HybA, which produces MGLNRRDFFKYMTVAGAAVAGTEGSAHAWQSRAPSDSVGCLIDLTRCIGCRKCEQACNRVNGLPEPDRSFEDYTVLDRSRRPDEKAYTVVNRHTTGQIDERDQLIPTFVKLQCMHCQDPACASACIVGALSKKENGTVHYDVSKCIGCRYCMVACPFEIPAYEYHDPITPRVMKCTFCYERVQNENKLPGCAEICPVEAITFGRRSDLLKVAHDRIKRNPGRYIDHVYGEKEVGGTSWMYLSAVPFEKLGFVTLPEKPMPRLAETIQHSLFAYMWSPIVLFGMLGGVMWASKDKSDRAGNGKEGGNP
- the hybB gene encoding NrfD/PsrC family molybdoenzyme membrane anchor subunit, producing the protein MSHQAAPVNAKFWTPGVVVLAVLMAAGAAAILARFIGGIGYVSSLTTARPWGLWIGVDVASGVALAAGGFTTAFLAHIIGRHYYEPVVRPALLTAMLGYTFVVLGLLVDIGRSWAIWKPMIFWNPTSVLFEVAMCVMFYLNVLYLEFLPIVVERFKGKVRLPGPLAVFNTPVDWILRLADAVLPKVMWVLIILGVVLSCMHQSSLGSLMLIAPTKLHPLWYTPILPLLFLTSAIAVGYPMVVFEATLATTSMKLDSEMKVLGPLTRITIFLLGLYLALKVGDMVVRGTYIYLFDFTAQTNAFLVEMIFGVIVPWLMLLSPAVRRSRRWLFTACTMIVGGVLVNRLNVFVVGYRPPISEANYSPAIGEILVTVGLIAALMFLYRFLVTVLPVLNKPEQEVSA
- a CDS encoding tetrathionate reductase family octaheme c-type cytochrome; translation: MAAADTAAEPPPAEKVVWTAPDQDAAKKRAAEVVPFVEAVMDECRLCRQQRLRDMGLGVKDQTESYYLLDSPIIRRTEDHYGPVRFMHAKHATVTKDCALCHHYRPVDQSASETTRCSACHQEPFQKDHPERLGLKAAYHQQCMGCHREMDKGPIDCAGCHRKNIPDHKDKIQLAANPEPSQVTSECLRCHQQAGEDMLKSAHWLWKGPSPYTLNHRKSVELGKATVATNNFUVSIISNEARCTSCHAGYGWKDASFDFTDMTKIDCLVCHDTTGTYKKTPTAAGMPDPKVDLVAVAKSVGATSRKTCGDCHFNGGGGEAVKHADLSRQLLHPERNCDVHMGGYDFQCSECHRTRNHKIAGRSSSVPVAEGDISCQNCHSATPHYGDHLLDHHLNKHSSNIACTTCHAPVYAKCKPTKTFWDWSKAGDTKRKPEKDKYGMDDYFWKKGEFVWKESAKPVYRWYGGFSKRLLLGEPLDLTRSEFNITEPVGSINDPNSKIAPFKIMGGVQAVDAEYKYFLVPHLYPRDKEDKTAYWKHRDWQKAFTDGMKAAGMKYSGKYEWVRTNMYWGVEHEVMPADMALSCVQCHESLKGERTCNRCHQDSRDVDFKKVAHKGTDFSYMASKGRDVSHLVGTTDYIDFKALGYKGDPIVYGGRFKKLPMGYKAEK
- the prxU gene encoding thioredoxin-dependent peroxiredoxin (Most members of this family contain a selenocysteine.); the encoded protein is MAEEAEVGCARPTGGPVGETVEEKADEKSKPVAKEISMIHVGEKVPDFVSPGYQQGKFINVKLSDYLGKWVLLCFYPGDFTFVUATEISAVAEKYQEFKKLGVEVLSMSIDSMFVHKMWDDHELSKMVDGGVPFPMLSDAGGKIGRLFGIFNEGAGVENRGRFIIDPDGVCQGYEVLTPPVGRNVMETLRQVQAFQLVRETMGGEATPSGWRPGKKTLKPGPGLVGNVWKEWKTEMAFD
- a CDS encoding rhodanese-like domain-containing protein; amino-acid sequence: MYFNQISVSGLGCLSYAIGCPAAKAMAVVDPKRDIQDYLDIAREEGMQITHIINTHVHADHVSGDQELRLATGADIYIHESAPVEYKHKALKEGDVFELGAAKLEVLHTPGHTPNSISLLVTDKVRSDEPEMLLTGDLLFVGDIGRPDLPGAEILDEQVENLYKSLYVKLADYPDHLEVFPAHGQGSLCGRGMSAKKSSTLGYERRANPMLRFESFEAFKKDVLSAFPTRPKSFSHIIQTNIKGAATLDACPMDKSLIPKQFQEMMDDGAVIIDARDSAAFGGFHIPGSINIGFEKQLANWVGMVVDPNSEIVLVVDDREDYDRMVTELHRIGYDLIFGYLSGGVMAWLMSGRPVEQLEQISPQQLARRLEKSGLRVIDVRTPAEWNGGRIKWAEHFPLSDILDKRIPDAGKDEELVLQCGSGYRSNIAASILRQAGYNQVKSLAGGIFAWSNAGLPVVSD
- a CDS encoding (Fe-S)-binding protein, which produces MNEKLIQLGGKKKSSFMDKVKEILPEGGNLNLCLTCGACSSGCPATGLEGMDPRKFLRMAALGMDEEIAKSNWPWMCTMCQRCIYVCPMKIDIPQLVYNARGLRPREERPKGILGSCDMALRNASTSAMGTSPDDFVFVVEDVLEEYQEAQPEFADMKAPIDKQGAEFFLNQNSREPVTEPDELVPLWKILHLAGVDWTYGSEGWAGENYCMFLADNDSWEQVTRTTVNQANKLGVKTFLNTEUGHVTFSVRAGLKKFNLEHNFEVKSIYEYYAKWIREGKLKVNSDWNKDLKIKFTVQDPCQIVRKSFGDPVAEDLRFVVKSVVGEENFIDMQPNRSNNFCCGGGGGFLQSGFKEERLKYGQIKDSQIQATKADYCIAACHNCHAQIHELSEHYGGEYGVVHLWTLICLSLGVLGPNEREYLKDDLKEVNVFHPETAM
- a CDS encoding ASKHA domain-containing protein gives rise to the protein MGKCINHPDRETPYLCMKHQTYLCEECLACRDPKIYCKHRSACPIWFMSKRKENWDAEDKNAAAANHTVTFLPHGQTVSIPDGSTLLEAAQTADVHVNASCNGKGSCGKCKLVVASGAVESQPTPLLTDAEKKKGYVLACQSRITGDVSVQIPEEALQKKLKIAGMGQAVTEQLSSLVTEIDPMLKQVSLTLNPPTLADSVSDLDRLNRGLKQQGCDVARMNVGIKVMRQLAEAVRQDNWNITASVIRRKCANEILEVRPGNGAQPSLGLAIDIGTTTIVVYLVDMTDGRVLAATAGHNRQADCGDDVINRIVCAEKNGVKKLSRMALATINSLIGEALDSAGVKADAVRNVVVSGNTTMAHLLLQIEPRYIRRDPYIPTVSEFPILKAGEIGLKANPMGAVFIMPGPASYVGGDIVSGVLYTGFHREEPTTLFIDIGTNGEIVLGNKEWMMTAACSAGPAFEGGGIRWGMRAEEGAIEKITIDPQSLEPAISTVGDAPARGICGSGMIDLIAELMRTGIVDRSGRFVEMPENRRVRQQGDEPAYVLAFADETPMEEDIVFTASDLKNLIYSKGAVYAGFTTLLGEAGMDFSMVDRIIITGGFGQYLNIERAVAIGLLPDLDRAKFNYMGNSSIAGAYMALLSDRYRQEAREICNAMTYVDFSSNPRYMDEFTSACFLPHTDVGAFPSVSTPN